From one Triticum aestivum cultivar Chinese Spring chromosome 4B, IWGSC CS RefSeq v2.1, whole genome shotgun sequence genomic stretch:
- the LOC123092617 gene encoding uncharacterized protein At1g76660 isoform X2, with product MATPGSSTGAGGSSTRPANGAVTVNSAATTVGSANARFHSQQPHQDRSRWASCFPGLSCFGSQKGGKRIVPAARMPDGNASTNRGNALQSGRNSNQNGAMNLSLLAPPSSPASFSNSALPSTAQSPNRFLSISANSPGGPTSNMFAVGPYANEPQLVSPPTAFSTFTTEPSTAPLTPPPELAHATTPSSPDVPYARFLSSYTGLKTAGKEHSMHYLSTTYSGGLGLQGSYPLYPGSPSSSLISPASVTPRTGLSSPIPEQDVPTAHWKTSRSVCDTPYSIASPIPEQEVPTTQWKTSRSACDTPYSRTSPSNIFGLDSAAPRNCLLDSNFFRPEASAQFYLDQAQQSFPYNGGRLSVSRDKQDADEVEAYRASFGFSADDIVTTQHYVEIPDALDDGFSISPFGNNAPSTEVSPFIDLPNEVQEVDKMDKSLFNVNETTSPKKSPDQLSGGSPHKVLHLDIFKAETQMSFINIQLNSGTKAGHLSEDDATAKDCHPFRKARDEISLKPIEVRKRSPPGQACSDAEIEYRRARSLREANGVLSWRSTLSRQLQ from the exons ATGGCCACACCAGGGAGCAGTACTGGGGCTGGCGGCAGCAGCACCAGACCGGCGAATGGCGCAGTTACCGTCAATTCTGCTGCGACGACGGTCGGTTCGGCCAACGCCAGATTCCATTCCCAACAACCACATCAAGACAGG AGTAGATGGGCTAGCTGTTTTCCTGGCTTGTCATGTTTTGGATCGCAGAAGGGTGGAAAGCGTATAGTTCCTGCAGCACGTATGCCTGATGGGAATGCATCAACTAACCGTGGAAATGCTCTTCAATCTGGTAGAAATTCCAACCAAAATGGGGCTATGAATTTATCTCTTCTTGCGCCACCATCATCGCCTGCATCCTTCTCGAACTCTGCTCTTCCTTCGACTGCTCAGTCACCTAACCGCTTCCTGTCAATATCTGCAAACTCTCCTGGTGGCCCAACGTCTAATATGTTCGCTGTTGGACCATATGCCAATGAACCTCAGCTTGTCTCACCTCCAacagccttttcaactttcacaacTGAGCCCTCTACAGCACCACTGACCCCTCCTCCTGAACTAGCTCACGCAACCACTCCGTCCTCTCCAGATGTTCCATATGCTCGGTTTCTTTCATCATATACGGGTCTTAAAACTGCTGGCAAGGAGCACAGCATGCATTACTTGTCAACAACATACTCTGGTGGTTTAGGACTCCAGGGATCTTATCCACTTTACCCAGGGAGCCCTTCTAGCAGCCTCATATCGCCTGCCTCAGTAACTCCAAGGACCGGTCTATCCTCACCAATCCCTGAGCAAGATGTTCCTACTGCACACTGGAAGACATCTAGGTCCGTCTGCGACACACCATATTCCATTGCATCGCCCATTCCTGAGCAAGAGGTCCCTACTACACAGTGGAAGACGTCCAGATCTGCTTGTGACACACCGTATTCCAGGACATCGCCATCAAATATTTTTGGACTTGATTCAGCTGCCCCTAGAAACTGTCTCCTGGATAGCAATTTTTTCCGTCCAGAGGCATCTGCTCAGTTCTACCTGGATCAGGCTCAACAGTCATTTCCGTATAATGGTGGGAGGCTTAGTGTCTCAAGGGATAAGCAAGATGCAGATGAGGTTGAAGCATACAGAGCATCATTTGGATTCAGTGCGGATGATATTGTTACAACTCAACATTATGTAGAAATACCAGATGCGCTGGATGATGGGTTCAGCATATCCCCATTTGGAAACAATGCCCCTTCTACTGAGGTGTCCCCATTTATTGATCTGCCTAATGAGGTTCAGGAAGTTGATAAAATGGATAAATCACTCTTCAATGTAAACGAGACCACAAGCCCAAAGAAGTCGCCAGACCAGCTTTCTGGTGGCAGTCCACATAAAGTACTGCACCTGGATATATTCAAAG CCGAAACACAAATGTCTTTCATCAACATCCAGCTAAACTCAGGAACGAAAGCGGGTCATCTGTCTGAGGATGACGCAACCGCGAAAGATTGCCATCCTTTCAGGAAGGCGAGGGATGAAATATCTCTAAAACCCATTGAGGTCAGGAAGAGATCTCCGCCTGGCCAGGCATGCTCAGATGCTGAAATTGAGTACAGAAGGGCGAGGAGTTTGAGAGAAGCCAACGGTGTTCTGTCATGGCGCAGCACACTGTCAAGACAGCTGCAGTAA
- the LOC123092617 gene encoding uncharacterized protein At1g76660 isoform X1 yields the protein MATPGSSTGAGGSSTRPANGAVTVNSAATTVGSANARFHSQQPHQDRQSRWASCFPGLSCFGSQKGGKRIVPAARMPDGNASTNRGNALQSGRNSNQNGAMNLSLLAPPSSPASFSNSALPSTAQSPNRFLSISANSPGGPTSNMFAVGPYANEPQLVSPPTAFSTFTTEPSTAPLTPPPELAHATTPSSPDVPYARFLSSYTGLKTAGKEHSMHYLSTTYSGGLGLQGSYPLYPGSPSSSLISPASVTPRTGLSSPIPEQDVPTAHWKTSRSVCDTPYSIASPIPEQEVPTTQWKTSRSACDTPYSRTSPSNIFGLDSAAPRNCLLDSNFFRPEASAQFYLDQAQQSFPYNGGRLSVSRDKQDADEVEAYRASFGFSADDIVTTQHYVEIPDALDDGFSISPFGNNAPSTEVSPFIDLPNEVQEVDKMDKSLFNVNETTSPKKSPDQLSGGSPHKVLHLDIFKAETQMSFINIQLNSGTKAGHLSEDDATAKDCHPFRKARDEISLKPIEVRKRSPPGQACSDAEIEYRRARSLREANGVLSWRSTLSRQLQ from the exons ATGGCCACACCAGGGAGCAGTACTGGGGCTGGCGGCAGCAGCACCAGACCGGCGAATGGCGCAGTTACCGTCAATTCTGCTGCGACGACGGTCGGTTCGGCCAACGCCAGATTCCATTCCCAACAACCACATCAAGACAGG CAGAGTAGATGGGCTAGCTGTTTTCCTGGCTTGTCATGTTTTGGATCGCAGAAGGGTGGAAAGCGTATAGTTCCTGCAGCACGTATGCCTGATGGGAATGCATCAACTAACCGTGGAAATGCTCTTCAATCTGGTAGAAATTCCAACCAAAATGGGGCTATGAATTTATCTCTTCTTGCGCCACCATCATCGCCTGCATCCTTCTCGAACTCTGCTCTTCCTTCGACTGCTCAGTCACCTAACCGCTTCCTGTCAATATCTGCAAACTCTCCTGGTGGCCCAACGTCTAATATGTTCGCTGTTGGACCATATGCCAATGAACCTCAGCTTGTCTCACCTCCAacagccttttcaactttcacaacTGAGCCCTCTACAGCACCACTGACCCCTCCTCCTGAACTAGCTCACGCAACCACTCCGTCCTCTCCAGATGTTCCATATGCTCGGTTTCTTTCATCATATACGGGTCTTAAAACTGCTGGCAAGGAGCACAGCATGCATTACTTGTCAACAACATACTCTGGTGGTTTAGGACTCCAGGGATCTTATCCACTTTACCCAGGGAGCCCTTCTAGCAGCCTCATATCGCCTGCCTCAGTAACTCCAAGGACCGGTCTATCCTCACCAATCCCTGAGCAAGATGTTCCTACTGCACACTGGAAGACATCTAGGTCCGTCTGCGACACACCATATTCCATTGCATCGCCCATTCCTGAGCAAGAGGTCCCTACTACACAGTGGAAGACGTCCAGATCTGCTTGTGACACACCGTATTCCAGGACATCGCCATCAAATATTTTTGGACTTGATTCAGCTGCCCCTAGAAACTGTCTCCTGGATAGCAATTTTTTCCGTCCAGAGGCATCTGCTCAGTTCTACCTGGATCAGGCTCAACAGTCATTTCCGTATAATGGTGGGAGGCTTAGTGTCTCAAGGGATAAGCAAGATGCAGATGAGGTTGAAGCATACAGAGCATCATTTGGATTCAGTGCGGATGATATTGTTACAACTCAACATTATGTAGAAATACCAGATGCGCTGGATGATGGGTTCAGCATATCCCCATTTGGAAACAATGCCCCTTCTACTGAGGTGTCCCCATTTATTGATCTGCCTAATGAGGTTCAGGAAGTTGATAAAATGGATAAATCACTCTTCAATGTAAACGAGACCACAAGCCCAAAGAAGTCGCCAGACCAGCTTTCTGGTGGCAGTCCACATAAAGTACTGCACCTGGATATATTCAAAG CCGAAACACAAATGTCTTTCATCAACATCCAGCTAAACTCAGGAACGAAAGCGGGTCATCTGTCTGAGGATGACGCAACCGCGAAAGATTGCCATCCTTTCAGGAAGGCGAGGGATGAAATATCTCTAAAACCCATTGAGGTCAGGAAGAGATCTCCGCCTGGCCAGGCATGCTCAGATGCTGAAATTGAGTACAGAAGGGCGAGGAGTTTGAGAGAAGCCAACGGTGTTCTGTCATGGCGCAGCACACTGTCAAGACAGCTGCAGTAA